In one Candidatus Roizmanbacteria bacterium CG_4_9_14_0_2_um_filter_38_17 genomic region, the following are encoded:
- a CDS encoding ribonucleoside reductase — protein MKLEGVSEKVFKDRYALKNKAGDPIEKDPKQMWARVARGIAKEEKPSNRKHWEDEFNRVMQDFRYVPGGRVLAGAGTGYDVTYYNCYVIPNPPDSRNGILENLGHMVEIMAHGGGVGVNLSSLRPRGARVSKVNGYSSGPVNWAELYSVATHDIIQQGGTRRGALMIMLWDWHPDVQEFINVKRDLTRIRGANLSVCVSDKFMEAVKNDDDWNFIYPDIDDPKYDKEWDGYMQDWLDIGGKVNVHSTVRARDLWDQICEAAWNSAEPGVVFMERYNKWHNNYYFNRINCVNPCVTADTKVTTSDGIKTVGELYLSGEPVKAVVDGESYRATSFFKTGTKSVYRLKTKEGYELRLTKDHKVFTTTGKVEAGKLQQGDKIKLSSYGAFGTQGSLEQGRVLGWLVGDGSLKKNGNATLYFYGSEKQELAPQFAIYVHKMVDGEQVVARSYPIAPQYIDSEDKAVVESTRLWRLAGRYGLTPENKYKVPVAVLSGSKAMQKGFIQALFSADGHVAGTSKKGISVRLTSISYELLQDTQLLLLNFGIASKIYANRRKAGERALPDDHGGYKQLFHSLPNQCQAYHDLVISKDNLTRFAKEINFLHKYKQDKLETLLESYGKRGPYTETFIATFTELVSDGQEDVFDITVDKIHRFSANGMIISNCGEEGLPPWGVCNLGSLNLATFVNDSGNFDYDLLADHVKVAVRFQDNVIDGDVYIFEGIRKTQLEGERRIGIGTMGLADALIKMKIRYGSEKGLEVIDKIYKLIRDAAYDQSAELAKEKGAFPKFQRNKYLNAYFIKQLPERIRKKISKHGVRNSVILMQAPTGSTSLMAGVSSGIEPVFEFSFTRRDRLGEHKIFHPLYDAWRKDHPDDERPDYFVSAADLTPQNHVRVQAAIQKYVDASISKTVNAPADFTVEDVKELYTMAYDLGCKGVTFMREGSRPGVLERETDHVKSPSGENVAGQQTNGELPKDMPTITRRPLVLQGATYKMQTPVGKSFITVNTDPGGEPSEVFINIGKGGTDISAMAEAMGRLISLVFRINAPVSGEERVRSVLYQLGGIGGRSSTGFGKEKVLSLPDALAKVLGAHFNVTATNGTYKIMNHTNSTTNGHAKLNGNSFNTDKEVKEEKIVTLPAQLMMQPTTHLDICPDCGDASLAHEEGCKKCYSCGYSEC, from the coding sequence ATGAAACTAGAAGGAGTAAGCGAAAAAGTATTCAAAGATAGGTACGCCCTAAAAAATAAGGCAGGAGATCCTATCGAAAAAGATCCTAAACAGATGTGGGCTCGCGTAGCTCGCGGCATAGCTAAAGAGGAAAAACCTAGCAATCGTAAGCATTGGGAGGACGAGTTCAATCGAGTAATGCAGGACTTTAGGTATGTGCCAGGTGGCAGAGTTTTAGCAGGCGCAGGAACCGGCTACGATGTGACTTACTACAATTGTTACGTTATTCCCAATCCACCAGATTCCCGAAACGGTATCTTAGAAAACCTAGGACACATGGTTGAGATTATGGCGCACGGTGGCGGGGTAGGGGTAAATCTTTCTAGTCTCAGGCCTCGTGGTGCACGTGTGAGCAAGGTCAATGGCTACTCTTCAGGACCAGTAAACTGGGCTGAGCTTTATTCAGTTGCTACTCATGACATTATTCAACAAGGTGGAACCAGAAGAGGCGCTTTGATGATTATGCTTTGGGATTGGCACCCTGACGTACAGGAATTTATCAATGTAAAGAGAGATCTAACGCGTATTCGGGGAGCAAATCTTTCAGTTTGTGTCTCTGACAAGTTTATGGAAGCTGTGAAAAATGACGATGACTGGAATTTTATTTATCCAGACATCGACGACCCCAAATATGACAAAGAATGGGATGGATATATGCAGGATTGGTTAGATATAGGAGGAAAAGTCAATGTCCATAGTACAGTTCGCGCTCGTGATTTATGGGATCAAATCTGTGAAGCCGCTTGGAACTCTGCTGAGCCCGGAGTAGTATTTATGGAAAGATATAACAAGTGGCACAATAATTATTACTTCAACCGCATTAACTGTGTTAATCCTTGTGTCACAGCAGATACCAAAGTTACAACTTCAGACGGAATTAAAACCGTTGGCGAGCTTTATCTATCTGGAGAACCAGTCAAAGCAGTAGTTGATGGTGAAAGCTATCGTGCAACTAGTTTCTTTAAGACCGGCACAAAATCTGTTTATCGACTAAAAACTAAAGAAGGATACGAACTACGGCTAACAAAAGATCATAAGGTGTTTACTACCACGGGCAAGGTAGAAGCAGGCAAGCTACAGCAAGGAGATAAGATTAAACTTTCAAGCTACGGAGCATTTGGCACACAAGGATCACTAGAACAAGGACGAGTTTTGGGCTGGTTAGTGGGGGACGGTTCACTCAAGAAAAATGGTAACGCTACCTTATATTTTTACGGTAGCGAAAAACAAGAATTAGCCCCACAGTTTGCTATTTATGTTCACAAAATGGTTGATGGTGAACAAGTGGTTGCTCGTTCATATCCCATTGCTCCGCAATACATAGACAGTGAAGACAAAGCAGTTGTCGAGTCAACCAGGCTATGGAGACTAGCTGGTCGGTATGGACTAACTCCGGAGAACAAATACAAGGTCCCAGTAGCTGTATTGAGCGGGTCTAAAGCCATGCAAAAAGGCTTTATTCAAGCTCTCTTTTCTGCCGATGGACATGTGGCAGGCACATCTAAAAAAGGAATAAGCGTTAGGCTAACATCTATAAGTTACGAATTATTGCAAGACACACAACTTTTGCTACTTAATTTTGGTATTGCAAGCAAAATCTATGCTAACCGGCGAAAAGCTGGGGAAAGAGCTCTCCCAGACGATCATGGTGGATACAAACAATTGTTTCATAGTTTACCTAATCAATGTCAAGCATATCACGATCTAGTTATCAGCAAAGACAATCTAACTCGCTTTGCTAAAGAGATAAATTTCTTACACAAATACAAACAAGATAAGCTAGAGACGCTTCTAGAAAGTTACGGCAAACGAGGTCCATATACAGAAACTTTCATCGCTACGTTTACTGAGCTTGTCTCAGATGGCCAAGAAGACGTCTTTGATATCACCGTAGATAAGATTCATAGATTTTCTGCCAATGGCATGATCATCTCAAACTGTGGTGAGGAAGGATTACCACCTTGGGGGGTTTGTAATTTAGGGTCGCTAAACCTAGCTACTTTTGTAAACGATAGTGGTAATTTTGATTACGATCTTTTAGCAGACCACGTAAAAGTAGCGGTGCGTTTTCAAGACAATGTTATTGATGGGGATGTCTACATATTTGAAGGTATCAGAAAGACTCAACTTGAAGGTGAACGCCGAATTGGAATAGGCACCATGGGCTTGGCAGATGCATTAATAAAAATGAAGATACGCTATGGATCAGAAAAAGGATTAGAGGTAATTGATAAAATTTATAAACTGATTCGTGACGCTGCATACGATCAGTCAGCCGAGCTAGCAAAAGAAAAAGGTGCTTTCCCTAAATTTCAACGCAACAAATATCTCAATGCATATTTTATTAAGCAACTTCCTGAGCGAATTCGAAAAAAGATTAGCAAGCACGGAGTACGAAACTCAGTTATCCTTATGCAAGCACCAACCGGATCTACTTCGCTAATGGCCGGGGTATCTTCTGGAATTGAACCAGTATTTGAGTTCTCCTTCACTCGTCGTGACAGACTAGGAGAACACAAGATTTTTCACCCACTGTATGACGCCTGGAGAAAAGATCATCCTGATGATGAGCGACCAGATTACTTTGTCTCTGCGGCAGATTTAACCCCACAGAATCATGTACGAGTTCAAGCTGCAATTCAGAAATATGTTGACGCCTCCATATCCAAAACAGTCAATGCCCCAGCAGACTTTACGGTTGAAGACGTCAAAGAACTCTATACTATGGCTTATGACCTTGGTTGTAAAGGTGTAACCTTTATGAGAGAAGGGTCACGCCCAGGTGTGTTAGAGCGAGAAACTGACCACGTAAAGTCGCCATCTGGCGAAAACGTGGCAGGCCAGCAAACAAATGGAGAGCTACCAAAAGATATGCCAACCATTACCAGGAGACCACTTGTATTGCAAGGGGCAACATATAAAATGCAGACCCCCGTTGGTAAAAGTTTTATTACTGTCAATACAGATCCAGGAGGGGAACCATCAGAAGTCTTTATAAATATTGGCAAAGGAGGGACAGACATTTCCGCAATGGCAGAAGCAATGGGAAGACTTATTTCACTCGTGTTCAGAATAAATGCACCAGTTAGCGGGGAAGAACGCGTTCGCAGCGTGTTGTATCAACTTGGTGGTATCGGTGGAAGATCTAGTACAGGTTTTGGCAAAGAGAAGGTTTTAAGCCTGCCAGATGCTTTAGCCAAAGTACTCGGAGCACATTTTAATGTAACAGCTA
- a CDS encoding transcriptional regulator NrdR, translating into MICPFCSFDQSKVMETRDSQELAITRRRRECLECEKRYTTYERIETEPLIVKKKDGKREQFDRNKVKNGVLKASERTKVSHDQIDEIINKVEQQLRNGDAVEIESGEIGNLIADHLKVIDKVAYIRFASVFKRFVEVEEFQKELKKIL; encoded by the coding sequence ATGATTTGTCCATTTTGCTCTTTTGATCAAAGCAAGGTGATGGAAACGCGCGATTCGCAAGAATTAGCTATAACTAGGCGCAGAAGAGAATGTCTAGAGTGTGAAAAAAGATATACAACATATGAAAGGATCGAAACAGAGCCATTAATTGTTAAGAAAAAAGACGGGAAGCGAGAACAGTTTGATCGAAATAAGGTTAAAAATGGAGTATTAAAAGCGTCTGAAAGAACTAAAGTGTCGCACGATCAGATTGACGAAATAATTAATAAAGTTGAGCAGCAATTACGTAACGGTGACGCAGTTGAAATTGAGAGCGGAGAAATTGGCAACTTAATAGCTGACCACTTAAAAGTAATAGATAAAGTAGCATATATTAGATTTGCTTCGGTTTTTAAAAGATTTGTAGAAGTTGAAGAATTTCAAAAAGAATTAAAAAAAATATTATGA